The Asterias rubens chromosome 16, eAstRub1.3, whole genome shotgun sequence region catgtatacatgtactatcaacagccctccattgcttgggtgtacaaaacgccattgaccccgtcacagcgtgcaacaattgtttacttttcaatgtatgtttttttgaaagagAAAGACGGTCAAAACTCACCACTGCCATCATTTTGAAGAACCGTCACAAAAATGTCCAGTTGAGACTTGGGAAACTTGTGCTGTtgaacataaaaataaacacatgtAAGTTTAAGCACTCTCAAAGCAccccaacaaaaaatacattggCAGAGCCATAGATAGGCCTGCTGGCTAAGCCTTGGGCGCCAAACGCGACTAGCATCAAAGTTGCGACTTAACATTGATTGCTAAGTTGAGTTGCGACAACCAGTTTTTAACTATATTTACTTGGTTAATAGTGCCGCCACAACTACTACATGTGCAAACAAAAATGGTCGCGACTACTGCTTGCttgtgaaccaattgtgtcgctcctgactattcacgacaacatagTTTACTTATGAAACACAATTagacataatattaataataagaagaaataCTTATATAGTGCAACtcagtactgcaagtactctcaatgcgctttacaaaacgaataaacaaatgtatacaagagaaagcaacaaataaactaaacaataaaagattacaacaaatattgagtgaGCAGGTGGGATTCGAGGTGTACTTTGAAGAGGTCCGGATTTATCTGAGAACGGAGGGgagcaggaagagagttccaaagggTGGGTGCGCTGAATGCAAAGGCTCTGTTTATTATACCGTACGTTTTGGTTTTGTATGGGGGAACTTGTAGGAGAAGCTGTGAAGAGGATCTGAGTGACCCTGTCGGGGTGTATGGCGTTATCAGTTCGGAAATGTAATGAGGGGATACATGTAGACCATGGGCAGAACATCGGCACTTTTCCTGAGGCTAGACTCAAACAGTAGTTAACTACCCCGAGCCATAGTTTGGCCGTCCCAACTATAGCACTCTagttaggactggtcccatTTACTGTTGGGATGATTGTCAAGTTGGTGCAGAACATCGGTACTATTCCTGAGGCTAGACTCAAACagtagttaaaggaacacgttgctttggatcggtcgagctggtctataaaaagcgtttgaaaccgttgttatgaaatgtatatggttagaaagatgatttaaaagtagaatatattgaaccgcacaagtatcactcaaaattgcacagttttcattttaggtggggaactaacacggtcagccatttatggtagtcaaatatttgactcccaaaaatggccgaccgtgttagtcgacgaggtaaaaagaaaaccacccaatttcgaagcatatttgtgtagatcattgtattctacttttacaacatatttctaaccatatcgatttgttaacaaatggttacagaacgcttttcaaagaccaactcgaccgatccaaagcaacgtgttcctttaactaccCCAAGCCATAGTTGGGCTGTCCAAACTGTAGCACACAAGTTGGGACTGGTCCAATTTAGAATTTAAAAGATTAATGTCAAGTTGGGCAGAACATCGGCACCACTCATGGGCTAGACTCGAACAGTAGTTACATGTACTACTGCCCTAGCTATAGTTGGGCTGTCCAAACTGTAGCGCTCAAGTTGCGACAGGTCTCATCTTGCCTGTCTCCCCACCAGCCTCACCACTCAAGCCTTCGCTCAACATCCAACACCACTCCTCTCATGGAACCTAACTCTATCAAGCATCTCAAGTCTGCATCAAGTCGCACCTTTTCTCATTTTGCTCCCAAAACCTGGAATGCACTCAAATCTTAATCAGTGAATCATACTCTTTAATGCAAATTCAAAAAGAGtatcaaaaattatttatagCCGATCTACTGTGCTGTGTTCTTGATGATGTAGTGGCGCTTTATAAAGTGCCTTATACGTATGTATGTATTTTAAACAGCTTCACTTACCAGACAAATAGCAGGTTGTAACGCTTGCTGTATGACCAAACCCAGCTGTTTCTCCTCGTTATCCTTCTGATGCTGTCTCCGACTGTGACAGGCAAATGTTGCGTACTTGAACTCGCAGCGTAGGGTTCCCTGCATGCTGAAGCCCTCCCTCCTCTGCACCTCATGGGGGCCGTAGACTGCGCATATCACCTTGGTGTTGCGGGCCTCAATGTAGGCGGAGCCTCGGGCTTGACTTACGACACCAGCTTTGAGAACTGTTTGAATATGAGAAAGTACAAGATTTTCTGAGTGAATTGTCGATGGGGTGTTTTACGGGATGTGGCACACTAGGAAATTTGCAGGCAACCAGTTACAGGAAATTTCTAGATTATTACTGTTCCTTTCCCCCAAAAATTACTAAATTGCATCCGCTGCTAAATAATGATTCAAACTGCTTCTAGCCATTGGGCTATAGCTTGGTTGTCTAGTGTACGATATGCTCTAGCATGGTAAaagtcattggttcgaatccaacccaaATGATATGCCAGAGGATTTGCTTTTCAGAAGTCGGGAAAGTACTTATTATACAGCCCTTGATACTAATTGGTGCAAGAGCCAAAAAAACACCAGAACGGTCTTTATCCCCAGTGCAAAACTAATACTAAAGCACAACTCTTTTTCTAGTTCAATGCATACCGAGCCAAGTATATGTACACAAACAACCCGCCTAATGTCTGACCATTCATTTTTCATCAACACTGGTTTAAATAACAGATAAAATATGTTAGTCAGCAATCTGAATTTGTTGAAGTACAGTACCCATTATATTGGCCTACATATAATTCTGCGGAGTTGGTCAACTTAATTTAAGAAAAGGGGTGTTAAAACTCTCGTTTTCATAGTTTGGGATAGCAGTTACTGACTAAGCTTTACATAgctaatagacctttatcaagctgccaccatcttggtcatgttccccgaTCCAACAacagtaatggatgctaatttttgttgtacaaaaaggaaccagactagttcTAATTCAAGCCTCAGTTTGGAGTATGTTGGCTGTCTCCCTATTCTGTatctttgttggggggggggggagtgagaAGCCCTACAACCgctaactgccatgtagccagggatcacacccaagtttatgagtACAACCTGGGAGGGGGCAGCCATGGGATCaccttcttaaagacactggacacctttggtaattgtcaaagaacagtattctcaattggtgtatctcaacatgtgcacaaaataacaaacctgtgaaaatttgaactcaatttgtggtcgaagttgcgacataataacggaagataaaaacacccttgtcacacaaagttgtgtgctttcagatgcttgatttttgagACGCcacaatctaattctgaggtctcgaaatcaaattcgtggaaaactacattactttagaggaagctgtttctcacaatgttttatactattaacagctccacattactcgttaccaagtaaggttttatgctaatcattattttgagttattaccaatagtgttcactgcctttgtATCTGGTCACCATGCTTTAAAATGCTACCATGAATAAGGGGGTGGGGGTAACCTTCTTGTTTTGAGTCTGGGATAGCACTACCGACTGAGCTTTACTGAGCTAATTAGCTCTATGTTGGCTGTCTCCCTATTtgtatctttgttcggggtgccagtcagaagccatacaaccgttaactgtcGTATAGCCAGGGATTACTCCCAAATTTATGAATATAACCTAAGAGGGGGCAGCAAGGTGACCACCTTCTTAAGACTGAGTcgtacagtaggagggttaaggtTCGACAAGTAatcaataaagaaaataaacacttacaaattggTCGAATCTCTTCCAGAGTTCTGCCGTCAGATCTCTGCCCATTTTCTTGAAGCTGATGAGGATAAAAAACTTAAATTGTTGAAGTGACACATCtgaacaaggtgttttttttactgtttatgGTTTGttgcggtgagatagtcgatgTGGGTGGTGGCGCTCGAATACTACTCTCGTGACATCACTGCTCTCATTTGAAGCTGCTGGCTGCTGAATACTCCTAATATAAAATGAGGTGCGTTCCACTATTGTCTATCCTGCTGTAGACGATAGCGGATCGAACCTCATACTTCTTCAGGTAGCTGTTGACTACCTACTCTCCCATTATTAAATTGGGCCGTAGTCATTAGAGCATTAGCCTCACAGGGGCTCGCGAGAATAACAAAACGATAACGTGAGTGTGGCGGAATCACAGAGAGAATCGGCCACGACAGACATTTGtaaatgacttgtccacaagtctactggGATACTGGCTTTTATTCACTAATTTCTGCTGCCCTGATCATTGCACAGCCATAACAATACATTCCATAACAATACATAACAATGTACCTATGGTTGGCAGCACTCAATTGTATACCTCGAGTCCTAGAACTATGCAGTTTTCGtttcgctatcgtctcccgtattAAACGAGAGACTCGAAAGCGAAACAGCGAACCGCATAATTCTAGGTAGGAGTATCACTCAGTTGTAATTGTATCCTATCCTCCATCCCATATGGCTGTACCCAACGTACAGAAAGTGTGCTAATTCCTGTTTGATGGGTAGATCCGAAAACTTATTTGATTGGACTTGTAAAAATATTGTCattaaatttatataaaaaaaatgtcttgtTGATGTACATCAATATcatgattataattatatttgataattctttttttatttaaatatggCATCGTTTGCTTAATATTTATATGaagtaacaaaaatatattcCTGAACTAAAAAGACCATAACAACTTACCAGCTTCTTCTTTATTGTCGTTTTACTGTAAAGATCGGGTGAAAAGGTTTCTTCTGGACCAGGAATACGCTTCGAATCTATCGGCATGTTGACAGTTTCTGTGGAGTGTTCCGACTTGCACTGGGCATTTAAACCACGTGTGTTTCTCCCACATAGCGTTTTACACACTGAACTTTTCGGCTTCTGGAGTCAGAAGTTAGGCGCCCTCAATAGTTATATTTTGTCAGCGTTTGTTTCGTGTAATGTTTGTCCTTTCTCTATCATGTCTATGGTGGTCACACTAGCGAATTCCGAGTCACTGAATTGGACCGGTGgagcaagcaaacaaaaaacttttttattttaaatagtaaCTATTATGAGGAGGCTCTTTTAAGACAATTTTTAGCCCAGTTGCGGTTGTCGAGTCCATTCATGCaattgcttttgttttgtagGGCCTACCTATAAAACTATGTCAcagcatcttttttttttgacgatGCTTTTATGCTATCTTGAATTATTTTAGTTccgttgtgttttgtttccccttttcaggttttatctttctttttttcaaacttgggtatttaaaaaaaaaacacgtaaatgttcgtctttttcacTACTGTCGTGTATAAAGCCTGTAATAAATAGAGTTGGCTTGATAATTCTTCAACCTTCCTCCTAAAGCCGAAGAATGTTTTTTGAATGATTcaattaattaacaaaattgTGCGGGGCCTATAGGGCCTACTCATAAGAAATTTAGCGTAATAATTTgctaaattttatttttcaatggtGTAACTGATCATATTATATACAGCAAGGACGGATGTTTTTAGAAATGATTTGCAGCTTGCCATCGCAAAATACAATCTGAATCAATGATTACTCTACAAAGGAACCCACTATCTGCTGTCAAAAAGTTGACAAGCAAGATTCCTTGCGCACTATAACAAAAACCACAGTTATGAACATGTACGAAATGCCCCTTTCCCCTCCACTGTAAAAAGCTTGAGACTTCTAAGTAATTTTgaatattaaacattgtggaCTGTATGCTTTGGCAGTTTATTAAGTGCGACTACATCCTAGTAGTCACCACTGATGTCACGGTGACCTCATCAGTCCCAAAATGGTCCAATGGTCCCAACAACACAACCAGAAAAGTCAGGCCGAAACGCCCTTTGGAACCTAATCTCAGAGTACACAGACTAGCATGACTATCAATTGAAGTTAGTATTAACCCAATATAGGGTACCAGTCTCTCCATACACCTGTcatttggttaacaataaaGTCATCATTCACGGGCACTGAGCCGTGAACGTCCACAGGTGAAAACCCTCACACAGTGCTCGGTATCATGTTATCATTAAACGTGTACACGATGATTGAAATAAACGAGTAACTACTGCGTAAAAAACATTGCGGAAGTAAGACTTGCTGGATTTGATCGTATGGTTTGATCATGCTTTGATTCCATTTGTCTTCATTTTTTCCCGAGTGGTTGTGAATTTTTAGCCGAGTGTATTAACGATTTCGTAGTTTGCAGCTAGTGTTGTGACGCCTAAGAACAATCAGACAGGCCGGTACAGACGCGACGCGATCTGCGGTTACCGATCTACCATTGTACTAGAGGTTTCCGTCCGTCAGTGGACTGAGTAAAATCTGCTGGTAAGTTATAACTTTACATGTAAAAAATTTTCATGGTAATTGATCGATTATTAAGTAACCAAGTGCTTTACGCTGGCTGCTGTTAGATATAATCATAACGAATGTATGTCTAACTCTGTAGTTCATGGGGAACACTGAAGGAAGGAACAAATGCCTTGGCATAATTATGAGTTATTCTGATAATTTATTTCTTAACTATTTTCAACGCTCTATACAATTAGAACCAGTTTTAAATCCACGCAGTCAAATAGTGACTGAAACCTCAATCCAAttagtgcccccggtgggattcgaaccgggatCACTcgggtggaaggcgaggaaagacaccactacaccagcCTGACCGCCTTGTAGCATTCGTGAATTCACATGCATGTGTTTATGTCAAAacgcatgcatgacacgattgtaaaaaaaaaaatccagaaaaattacggaaaagtttccgtatggcgccaccactttttcattcgatatgaaataataaatagtatcttatgtacctcaatgagatatccctttttgtaaaaatgagtgaaaaagtggtggcgccaaacggaaagttatccaaaatgaCTGTTGATTTGAACATCAATGCATAGAGGAATGTGACTGTGCCTGTGCCATAACCCCCCATTcatgacaaaaaaatgtaaaatttcctATTTTGACCCGTTTGACATCTTGCCTGCCATGAAATCCACTGGAATGTACAAGGacactctttttgtaaacaaaggttacaAGATTCTGCATGggttcattaaaggaacacgttgccttggatcggtcgagttggtctttgaaaatcgttctgtaaccgtttgttgtaaaatgtgtgtggttagaaagatattgtaaaagtagaatacaatgatctacacaaatgtgcctcgaaattgcgtggttttctttttacccgtcgactaacacggtcggccatttatgggagtcaaaattttgactcccataaatggccgaccgtgatagttcgcgacgtaaaaggaaaaccgtgcagtttcgagtgatacttgtgtggatcattatattctacttttaaaacatctttctaaccatatgcatttcataacaaacggtttcaaacgcttttatagaccaactcgtccgatccaaggcaacgtgttcctttaacagcaaTGCTGCTTTTTATTACAGCgagtatgtatacatgtattcacaCTTTCAGGAAGTTCACCCAGAGCTATAGAAACTAAAACGTGTAAGCATGGCACTGTGCTATTTTTAGTCACAGCTACAACTTCCTTTATTTATGCTGGCCAGGTATTATACAAAATCCAAGTTTATACTGGACCCTCGATAAATAAACAGACATGGCAAGTTTCAAGGAACATCCACAGAACACTTTTATTGATTTAATAtttaagtagaatttgaaactttgcatggtggaaatacgattaTTGGCCTATACAAAGTTCAACTTCCAGCAGTACATGGCTGCCACAAAATCGATGTCCCTAAAAACCTAATATTCAAACTAAAATTAAACCACAACAGCCGGATAAATAAGGATTACATTAGGGATGATGTTCACAGTATACTTTTAGGACACAACAACGGCGATCACTACACTGTTACGCTATAAGCCATCATAATTCCGACCGGAGACTTCATAGACACAAATTTAACCATTCAGTTAAAAGGTATGATTCCCCCCTCCATCATTTAAGGTCAGTGGTGAAGTTGTTGAAAGGGTCAAAGTCTACAAATATCTCGGTATTGAAATCGACAATCAACTAAAAATTGCACCCTTGGCTAAATCCAATTATAACCAGCTCCAACAACGcttatttttttacagt contains the following coding sequences:
- the LOC117300810 gene encoding exosome complex component MTR3-like, producing the protein MPIDSKRIPGPEETFSPDLYSKTTIKKKLLQENGQRSDGRTLEEIRPIFLKAGVVSQARGSAYIEARNTKVICAVYGPHEVQRREGFSMQGTLRCEFKYATFACHSRRQHQKDNEEKQLGLVIQQALQPAICLHKFPKSQLDIFVTVLQNDGSALSAALTCASVAVADAGIEMYDVIVGCALRQAGVETSVLDPTTSEEFRSRLDPDETVNTAVNHGSVTVAYLPSLNQLSAVQQTGELDHEVAVQCLKKCIEGCVGMFPVVNQCLTRAVKRKSQKAKQMAEKQQTTSMDEST